The genomic stretch TAAGAACATTTGTGCAAGAGTTAAAACAGACTCGAAGTAATTATTGGTACAATCCGAAACCTAAAGTTAGTATTGCAGAAGATCCAACTACTTGGTTATTGGCAACGATTGAACTACCGATAGGTTTGAGCAACTACCAAACGTATGAAGACCTTGATGGTTACGATGACGAACGTAACTTTATTGGGTATAGCTATAGTTTGTCTTTAAAATTAGGCGCAGTTGAGGATTTGATAAAAATTCCTCTAAAACGTATATATAACGTGAATGAATGTAGTGAAACTTCTACTAAAGAACAGATTGACTATTATATTTCAGGGTATGTAGGAGGGCTGTTAAAAAATCTGGAATATGCGGAGGAACAAAAACAGCAATTAGCGACTGAAATTAGCACATTAGTAGGTTACTCCCTCAAAATATTCGCACTTAAACCCAAAAGAGCAATTTTTAATTATTCATCCACAGGGGAAAACTGATGCAATTGTATTTGAGCTTGTCAGCCTATGGTGGAGTTTCAACCCGTGAAGCCTTAACAGTATTTTGGAATGCAGGAGTCCGACATACTGAACTAGCAATTGGCCCTCGTCCTGATGCTGATGCCACACAAGCAATAGAAGACTTTAAAAAATTAGGAATGGTTTATCGAGCGCACCATGCTTTTGTTTGGAGCGCACGTCACTATCCTTTCAACCTGGCTCAACCTCAAGATTGGAAATATTTTGAGCAACTGACAGATTATCTAGCAAGTATAGGTGTTAGTGCTTATTCAGTACATGGAGGAAACTTTTCTAAAACCACTGAACGCGCCAAAGCATACACAATGTTTGTAGAAAACATTCAATATCTTCATCAACTTTGTCTGAAGCGAGATATTGCTCTGGGTGTAGAGACAATGTATCCTGCACCCCCGATTAGTTCTGTAGAAAATCTTTTGGACAATGCTACTGAGCTTGCCCAATTTTGCCAAGATACTCCACAAATCAAAATAGTTATAGACTTGGCACATCTCAACATTTGGCATCAGAAAAACGAAATAATTCTCAATCAATGGTTGGGAGTACCATTAGACAGACTTTTAGAAATTCATATTTCCGACAATGATGGACGACAAGATATACATTCGCGGATTATGGATAATACTTGGTGGTTATCTCAAATTACTCA from Aulosira sp. FACHB-615 encodes the following:
- a CDS encoding sugar phosphate isomerase/epimerase, yielding MQLYLSLSAYGGVSTREALTVFWNAGVRHTELAIGPRPDADATQAIEDFKKLGMVYRAHHAFVWSARHYPFNLAQPQDWKYFEQLTDYLASIGVSAYSVHGGNFSKTTERAKAYTMFVENIQYLHQLCLKRDIALGVETMYPAPPISSVENLLDNATELAQFCQDTPQIKIVIDLAHLNIWHQKNEIILNQWLGVPLDRLLEIHISDNDGRQDIHSRIMDNTWWLSQITHFPKGIPLVLESRLNRLPVSVVQHEYERIATLKFK